The following are from one region of the Ornithorhynchus anatinus isolate Pmale09 chromosome X1, mOrnAna1.pri.v4, whole genome shotgun sequence genome:
- the KBTBD12 gene encoding kelch repeat and BTB domain-containing protein 12 isoform X2, with translation MEFKIEGKEKHHHSLNLLNQIKHMKELAEMIDVVLVAEGEKFPCHRLILAAFSPYFKAMFTCGLLECTQREVILYDVTAESVSIILNYMYNVDLDINNANVQSVAIAAYFMQMEEVFGVCQKYMMDHMDASNCVGIYYFAKHIVAEDLSDQAKKYLYQHFTEVSLHEEILEIEAEQLMMLIRSDDLNISREETILDLVLRWVNHSRELRTEHLVELLRQVRLMLVSPSFLREALKRNTVLLCDADCIDIIEGALEAIEKSEHRPLNLRYGMEITSLLLCIGNNSMGIRSRHRSYGDVSFCYAPTTGKTYFISSPKYGEGLGSVCTGVVTENNDVIVAGEASASKLSRQKMKNVEIYRYHNRGSQFWEKLCTTEFRELYALGTVYNDLYIIGGQMKMKNQYLITNCVDKYSIEHDSWKRVSPLPLQLACHAVVTVNNKLYVIGGWTPQMDLPDDEPDRLSNRTLQYDPGQDKWTERAPMKFSKYRFSTAVVNSEIYVLEVLTCKECPKGDQQRRGACVEERQEK, from the exons ATGGAGTTCAAgattgagggaaaagaaaaacatcATCATAGCTTGAATTTACTGAACCAAATTAAGCACAtgaaagaattagcagaaatgattGACGTGGTGCTGGTAGCAGAAGGAGAGAAATTTCCCTGCCACAGACTGATTCTGGCTGCATTTAGTCCCTATTTCAAAGCCATGTTCACCTGTGGCTTACTCGAATGTACTCAAAGAGAGGTTATACTTTATGATGTCACCGCGGAAAGCGTGTCCATAATACTCAACTACATGTATAATGTGGATTTGGACATCAATAATGCCAACGTACAGTCCGTTGCTATTgctgcttattttatgcagatgGAAGAAGTCTTCGGTGTGTGTCAGAAATACATGATGGACCACATGGATGCTTCCAACTGTGTAGGCATTTACTATTTTGCGAAGCATATCGTGGCGGAAGATCTATCCGATCAAGCCAAGAAATATCTCTACCAACACTTCACTGAGGTGAGCTTACACGAAGAGATATTGGAAATCGAAGCGGAGCAACTGATGATGCTCATTAGATCGGACGATCTTAATATTTCCCGGGAGGAGACCATCCTAGACTTGGTTCTGCGATGGGTAAACCATAGCCGAGAGCTGCGGACGGAACACCTGGTTGAACTTTTGAGGCAAGTGCGACTGATGCTCGTCAGCCCTTCGTTCCTCAGAGAAGCTTTGAAGAGGAACACAGTCCTTCTGTGCGATGCCGACTGCATCGACATTATCGAGGGCGCGTTAGAGGCTATCGAGAAATCTGAACATCGTCCTCTTAACCTCCGGTATGGTATGGAAATCACCAGTCTTCTGCTTTGCATTGGCAACAATTCTATGGGGATCAGGTCAAGACACAGAAGCTACGGCGATGTCAGTTTTTGTTACGCTCCCACGACGGGGAAGACCTACTTCATTTCGTCTCCGAAGTACGGAGAGGGCTTAGGAAGCGTGTGTACCGGAGTCGTTACAGAGAACAACGATGTTATCGTAGCCGGAGAAGCAAGTGCTTCTAAACTGTCTAGACAAAAGATGAAGAATGTCGAAATCTATAG GTACCACAATCGAGGAAGCCAATTTTGGGAAAAGTTGTGCACTACTGAGTTCCGGGAGCTGTATGCCCTGGGCACTGTCTATAATGATCTCTATATTATAGGAGGACAAATGAAAATGAAGAACCAGTATCTTATTACCAACTGTGTGGATAAGTATTCCATAGAACATGACAGCTGGAAAAGAGTGTCTCCCCTCCCGCTTCAACTAGCTTGCCATGCTGTGGTGACAGTGAATAATAAGCTTTACGTGATTGGAGGATGGACCCCACAG ATGGATCTTCCCGACGACGAACCTGATCGATTAAGTAACCGAACACTGCAATATGACCCTGGCCAAGATAAATGGACAGAACGTGCCCCGATGAAGTTCTCCAAGTATCGCTTCAGTACAGCCGTAGTCAACAGTGAGATTTATGTTTTGG AGGTGCTGACATGCAAGGAATGTCCAAAAGGTGACCAGCAAAGGCGGGGGGCGTGTGTCGAGGAGAGGCAAGAGAAGTAA